A part of Trachemys scripta elegans isolate TJP31775 chromosome 23, CAS_Tse_1.0, whole genome shotgun sequence genomic DNA contains:
- the RDH8 gene encoding retinol dehydrogenase 8, whose protein sequence is MAPKTVLITGCSSGIGLALAVKMARDKQKRFKVIATMRNLGKRGCLEAAAGVTLNKTLEIRQLDVCDERSIISCINSIPNRHVDILINNAGVGMIGPIECQTIEEMKGVMETNFFGVVRMIKEVLPDMKRRRSGHIVVISSVMGLQGIMFNDIYTASKFAVEGFCESLVIQALKFNIFVSLIEPGPVVTEFETKVYEEAENADYSTTDPETADMFTNLYLKNSKAIFSSLGQTPNDIAEHTLRVISAAKPPFRHQTNPVYTPMTALKHADPTGALMTDTFYKMVFKYDTLMHISLKAIKVIRWQARKMRQGVKMLGFR, encoded by the exons ATGGCTCCCAAGACGGTGCTGATAACGGGCTGCTCCTCTGGCATTGGCTTGGCCTTGGCTGTGAAAATGGCCCGGGACAAACAGAAGCGGTTCAAAG TCATTGCCACCATGAGGAACCTGGGCAAGAGAGGGTGCCTGGAAGCGGCCGCCGGCGTCACCCTCAACAAGACCCTGGAGATCAGGCAGTTGGACGTGTGCGACGAGCGATCCATCATCAGCTGTATCAACAGCATCCCCAACCGGCACGTCGACATACTGA TTAACAACGCCGGGGTGGGGATGATTGGACCCATCGAATGCCAGACCATCGAGGAGATGAAGGGTGTGATGGAGACCAACTTCTTTGGTGTGGTGAGGATGATCAAAGAGGTGCTGCCCGATATGAAGAGGAGGCGAAGCGGGCACATTGTGGTGATCAGCAGTGTCATGGGCCTGCAAG GCATTATGTTCAATGACATCTACACAGCCTCCAAGTTTGCCGTGGAAGGATTCTGCGAAAGCCTCGTCATACAGGCGCTGAAGTTCAACATCTT CGTCAGCCTGATAGAGCCTGGCCCCGTGGTGACCGAGTTTGAGACGAAGGTCTATGAAGAGGCAGAGAATGCAGATTACTCCACGACAGACCCTGAGACGGCAGACATGTTCACTAACCTCTACCTGAAGAACTCCAAGGCGATTTTCTCCAGCCTTGGGCAGACTCCCAATGACATAGCAGAG CACACGCTGAGGGTGATCAGCGCCGCCAAGCCGCCCTTCCGCCACCAGACCAACCCCGTCTACACGCCCATGACGGCCCTGAAACACGCCGACCCCACTGGAGCCCTGATGACCGACACCTTCTACAAGATGGTCTTCAAGTATGACACGCTCATGCACATCAGCCTGAAGGCCATCAAGGTGATCCGATGGCAGGCCCGGAAGATGAGGCAGGGGGTGAAGATGCTTGGCTTCAGATAG